The Desulfobacterales bacterium genome includes a region encoding these proteins:
- a CDS encoding MMPL family transporter, producing MKTYAHFQKDFGGANQILVALTVKKGDIFTPEFFTALRKATDDIFFIPGVDRSRVFSLWTPNVRYTEIIEGGIAAGNMIPDGFEPTPEGLEQVRQNILKSEYLGRLVANDFTSAMIACDLQEVDPTTGEKLDFIKVARELESVREKFAGENMDVHIIGFAKFIGDMVDGVAVTLGFFGAAFLSTLVIVFWYTQSIKYTILVVLNALTAVIWQVGLLSLFGYGIDPMGTLVPFLVFAIAISHGMQMVRGCMSEVFSGHTPVEAAENALKKLGIPSLTALVTDIIGFATILLIQIRIIQEMAIGASIGVAAIAIVDMFLLPMLLSYMSVDDAYRQKLKKRADFMAPLWRALSNVAERGWAAAIILIAVLLLVLGWNTSKQVRIGDSQAGVPELRSDSRYNLDTEAIISKFAIGVDSLVVFAESKPDACIDHDAMKYIDDFAWYMTGVAGVQSVESLPGVVKQLSAAWNEASLKWRVLSRNPQVLGQACWYVPSTSGLMNKNFSVMPVRIYTKDHRAETISHILNSAETYIAAHPSENVRMRFAGGNVGVMGATNQVVAKEQLPIVLYVYLATILFVLISFRSLPALLCILLPLGLVSVLGYAVMALLGIGLKVNTLPVVSLGVGVGVDYGIYLYSTLVALRWKSESLREAYEKTLNDTGNAILLTGISLGLATATWIFSPLKFQADMGILLTFLFIFNMVGAVFILPALARWILRKRRTSVQSNGVVPFKLSQNQKAPIKHSA from the coding sequence ATGAAAACGTATGCTCATTTTCAAAAGGATTTCGGCGGTGCCAACCAGATTCTCGTTGCACTGACCGTTAAGAAGGGGGATATTTTCACGCCTGAGTTTTTCACGGCGTTGCGGAAAGCCACCGATGACATCTTTTTTATTCCCGGGGTCGATCGCAGCCGTGTGTTTTCGCTCTGGACGCCGAACGTGCGCTATACGGAAATCATTGAGGGTGGCATTGCTGCTGGCAATATGATTCCGGACGGTTTTGAGCCAACCCCGGAAGGTCTTGAACAGGTCCGACAGAATATTTTGAAATCAGAATATTTGGGACGGCTGGTGGCCAACGATTTCACCAGCGCCATGATCGCGTGCGATCTTCAGGAGGTGGATCCGACAACCGGGGAAAAACTCGATTTCATAAAGGTCGCCAGGGAGCTGGAAAGTGTCCGGGAGAAATTTGCGGGCGAAAATATGGATGTTCACATCATCGGCTTTGCCAAGTTCATCGGCGACATGGTCGACGGTGTGGCCGTAACGCTTGGGTTTTTTGGCGCGGCGTTTCTTTCGACGCTGGTCATTGTGTTTTGGTATACCCAGTCCATCAAATATACGATACTGGTTGTTTTAAACGCATTAACGGCTGTTATCTGGCAGGTGGGGCTGTTGTCCCTGTTTGGATATGGCATTGATCCCATGGGAACTCTCGTCCCCTTTCTCGTTTTCGCCATTGCCATCAGTCACGGGATGCAGATGGTCAGGGGATGCATGAGCGAGGTGTTCAGCGGGCATACGCCCGTGGAAGCCGCTGAAAACGCATTGAAAAAGTTGGGAATTCCCAGTCTTACCGCATTAGTTACCGATATTATCGGTTTTGCCACCATTCTCCTGATTCAGATTCGTATTATTCAGGAGATGGCCATCGGGGCATCCATCGGTGTGGCAGCCATTGCCATTGTGGATATGTTTCTTCTTCCCATGCTGCTCTCCTATATGTCTGTGGATGATGCCTACCGCCAAAAACTGAAAAAGCGGGCCGACTTCATGGCGCCGCTATGGCGGGCTCTGTCCAATGTGGCCGAGCGTGGATGGGCCGCCGCCATCATTCTGATTGCCGTGCTGCTTCTTGTCTTGGGCTGGAATACCTCGAAGCAGGTCAGAATCGGGGACTCCCAGGCAGGAGTTCCCGAGTTGCGGTCGGATTCGCGTTACAACCTGGATACGGAAGCGATCATCAGCAAATTTGCAATCGGTGTCGATTCTCTGGTCGTTTTCGCCGAGAGTAAACCGGATGCCTGTATCGATCATGACGCGATGAAGTATATCGATGATTTTGCATGGTATATGACCGGGGTGGCCGGCGTTCAGTCGGTGGAAAGTCTGCCCGGCGTGGTGAAACAGCTAAGCGCCGCCTGGAACGAAGCGAGTCTGAAGTGGCGGGTTTTGTCGAGAAACCCCCAGGTTCTGGGACAGGCCTGCTGGTATGTGCCGTCCACTTCGGGACTGATGAACAAAAACTTCAGCGTGATGCCGGTCCGAATATACACCAAGGATCATCGCGCCGAGACCATTTCGCATATTCTGAACTCAGCGGAAACATATATTGCAGCCCATCCTTCGGAAAATGTCAGAATGCGATTTGCCGGGGGCAATGTCGGGGTCATGGGCGCGACCAACCAGGTGGTGGCTAAGGAACAGCTTCCGATTGTGCTTTATGTCTATCTTGCAACGATCCTGTTTGTTTTGATTTCTTTTCGGTCCCTGCCGGCCCTGTTGTGCATCCTCTTGCCCTTGGGACTGGTGTCGGTTCTCGGGTATGCCGTGATGGCGTTGCTTGGCATCGGGCTGAAGGTCAACACGCTTCCGGTGGTATCGCTAGGAGTCGGGGTCGGTGTGGACTATGGAATTTATCTCTACAGCACCTTGGTCGCACTTCGCTGGAAATCAGAATCGTTAAGGGAAGCCTACGAGAAGACATTGAACGACACCGGCAATGCCATTCTCTTGACCGGGATCAGCTTGGGACTCGCCACCGCCACCTGGATTTTTTCACCATTAAAGTTTCAGGCGGATATGGGGATTCTTCTGACTTTCCTGTTCATCTTCAACATGGTCGGCGCGGTGTTTATTCTTCCTGCTCTGGCCCGATGGATTCTTCGCAAGCGCAGAACGTCCGTTCAATCCAATGGTGTTGTGCCATTTAAGTTGAGCCAAAACCAAAAGGCGCCGATCAAACATTCAGCCTGA
- a CDS encoding DUF2148 domain-containing protein — protein sequence MEKYDNLRGEEFINEWPPHSPQDLRRREGTLIAAKLVLNAAMTAPVAGGVPQIDAQLVYGQEELEKIAMKMEDLAYTNERWEKRFLNEAVMVRDSDVILFLGNFRAHETPLDAHCGLCGGQLGCAFLYERRAQKEGLVDVTDRRSKTPIKGPLCCARVNDLGYVMGSALWMAQTLLVDARPFMSVGLAGQKLGYCLKSAIVVGIAMASKSKNPYQDITIDYHLINMDKMVDNTRKNFVVNRQTGSGIHFDYRTQTPKVEKEGSNG from the coding sequence ATGGAAAAATATGACAATCTAAGGGGGGAGGAGTTCATCAACGAGTGGCCGCCGCACTCCCCGCAGGACCTGAGAAGGCGCGAAGGAACCCTCATTGCCGCTAAGCTCGTTTTAAATGCGGCGATGACTGCGCCGGTGGCCGGGGGCGTACCCCAGATCGATGCACAGTTGGTTTACGGGCAAGAGGAGTTGGAAAAGATCGCCATGAAAATGGAGGATCTGGCCTATACCAACGAACGGTGGGAAAAGAGATTTTTAAATGAAGCGGTCATGGTCCGCGATTCTGATGTGATTCTTTTTCTCGGGAATTTTCGGGCACATGAAACACCGCTGGATGCTCATTGCGGATTGTGTGGCGGGCAACTTGGATGCGCATTTCTCTATGAGCGAAGGGCGCAGAAAGAAGGTCTTGTGGATGTGACCGACAGAAGAAGCAAAACGCCCATCAAGGGCCCCTTGTGTTGTGCCAGGGTCAATGACCTGGGCTATGTCATGGGCTCCGCCCTATGGATGGCCCAGACCCTTTTGGTGGACGCAAGACCTTTTATGAGTGTGGGACTGGCCGGGCAGAAACTCGGATATTGCCTCAAATCGGCCATTGTGGTGGGGATCGCGATGGCGTCCAAATCCAAAAACCCCTATCAGGATATCACCATTGATTACCACCTGATTAATATGGACAAAATGGTGGACAACACGAGAAAGAACTTTGTGGTCAACCGCCAGACCGGTTCCGGGATCCATTTTGACTATCGGACCCAGACGCCGAAAGTCGAAAAGGAGGGGAGCAATGGCTAG